In Perca fluviatilis chromosome 18, GENO_Pfluv_1.0, whole genome shotgun sequence, one genomic interval encodes:
- the ccnk gene encoding cyclin-K isoform X2: MKEFKENFSGQLILDHIKPCWYWDKKDLAHTPSQSEGLDPGTEARYRREGARFIFDVGTRLGLHYDTLATGIIYFHRFYMFHSFKQFPRYVTGACCLFLAGKVEETPKKCKDIIKTARSLLNDVQFAQFGDDPKEEVMVLERILLQTIKFDLQVEHPYMFLLRYVKQLKGEKNKVCKVLQMAWTFVNDSLCTMLSLQWEPEIIAVAVMYLAGRLCKFDIQEWTAKQSSRRWWEQFVQDVPVELLEDICHQILDLYSQGNKPIPQQIQEKERAAAPQVPVPPAPVGLPPAPNPPPPPPKKTSPQGSSPARPLKRSHTSPKDEPKAPEQVGSKIPRLESPMPPLPTSQPPPERKAPAPAPPTEAEPLPETAPPPPHGPPPHQPPPLPHRPPPPPPSNYIMSTTSSYMSGEGYQSLQSMMKTEGPSYAPMPPSYAPPIPPYHVYPPPAAPPPGPPPSSYPPPNLAPAYPPPGYNSYPPPRMPPGHVPPPVIGLPAGYPPPPVPPGQSQVPLPPPPGMPMNHGGWMR; this comes from the exons ATGAAGGAATTCAAGGAGAACTTTTCAGGCCAACTAATCCTGGACCACATCAAGCCATGCTGGTACTGGGACAAGAAGGATTTAGCCCACACCCCCTCTCAGTCTGAAGGCCTGGACCCTGGCACAGAGGCCCGGTATCGGAGAGAAGGAGCCCGCTTCATTTTTGACGTGGGGACCAGACTTGGCCT ACACTATGACACACTGGCAACTGGCATCATATACTTCCACCGCTTCTACATGTTTCACTCCTTTAAGCAGTTCCCCAGATAT GTGACGGGTGCTTGCTGTCTTTTCCTGGCGGGCAAAGTGGAGGAAACCCCAAAGAAGTGTAAAGACATCATCAAAACAGCCCGCAGTTTACTGAATGATGTGCAGTTTGCCCAGTTTGGAGATGATCCGAAG GAAGAGGTGATGGTGCTGGAGAGAATTTTACTCCAGACCATCAAGTTTGACCTGCAGGTGGAGCACCCTTACATGTTCCTGCTGCGCTACGTCAAGCAACTCAAAG GGGAAAAGAATAAAGTGTGCAAGGTGCTACAGATGGCATGGACCTTTGTCAATGACAG CCTGTGCACCATGCTGTCTCTGCAGTGGGAACCAGAGATTATTGCGGTAGCTGTCATGTACCTGGCCGGCCGCCTCTGCAAGTTTGACATCCAGGAGTGGACCGCCAAGCAGTCGTCCCGCCGCTGGTGGGAGCAGTTTGTCCAGGACGTCCCAGTTGAGCTGCTGGAAG ACATTTGCCACCAGATCCTGGATCTGTACTCCCAGGGAAACAAGCCCATCCCTCAGCAGatacaggagaaggagagggccGCTGCTCCGCAGGTCCCCGTTCCTCCAGCCCCAGTGGGACTACCACCAGCCCCCAAccctcctcccccaccaccGAAGAAGACTTCCCCTCAGGGAAGCAGCCCTGCACGCCCGCTCAAACGCTCACAT acATCCCCAAAAGATGAACCAAAGGCTCCAG AACAAGTTGGCTCAAAGATTCCTAGACTGGAGAGCCCCATGCCCCCTCTGCCTACATCGCAGCCTCCCCCAG AGCGCAAAGCCCCAGCTCCAGCCCCTCCCACGGAAGCCGAACCGCTGCCGGAAACGGCTCCTCCTCCGCCGCACGGTCCACCTCCGCATCAGCCCCCGCCCCTGCCCCATCGCCCTCCGCCGCCCCCGCCCTCCAACTACATCATGTCCACCACCAGCTCCTACATGTCCGGAGAAGGCTACCAGAGCCTGCAGTCGATGATGAAGACGGAGGGTCCCTCCTACGCCCCGATGCCGCCCAGCTACGCACCCCCGATACCGCCGTACCACGTCTACCCACCGCCTGCGGCGCCGCCTCCGGGCCCCCCTCCTTCCAGCTACCCGCCCCCCAACCTGGCGCCGGCGTATCCGCCGCCGGGCTACAACAGCTACCCTCCGCCTCGCATGCCGCCGGGCCACGTACCCCCTCCAGTCATAGGTCTGCCCGCTGGGTATCCTCCGCCCCCCGTGCCCCCGGGACAGTCGCAGGTACCCCTGCCCCCTCCGCCCGGCATGCCTATGAATCACGGCGGGTGGATGAGGTGA
- the ccnk gene encoding cyclin-K isoform X1: protein MLKSGAAGPSTVASPQPMKEFKENFSGQLILDHIKPCWYWDKKDLAHTPSQSEGLDPGTEARYRREGARFIFDVGTRLGLHYDTLATGIIYFHRFYMFHSFKQFPRYVTGACCLFLAGKVEETPKKCKDIIKTARSLLNDVQFAQFGDDPKEEVMVLERILLQTIKFDLQVEHPYMFLLRYVKQLKGEKNKVCKVLQMAWTFVNDSLCTMLSLQWEPEIIAVAVMYLAGRLCKFDIQEWTAKQSSRRWWEQFVQDVPVELLEDICHQILDLYSQGNKPIPQQIQEKERAAAPQVPVPPAPVGLPPAPNPPPPPPKKTSPQGSSPARPLKRSHTSPKDEPKAPEQVGSKIPRLESPMPPLPTSQPPPERKAPAPAPPTEAEPLPETAPPPPHGPPPHQPPPLPHRPPPPPPSNYIMSTTSSYMSGEGYQSLQSMMKTEGPSYAPMPPSYAPPIPPYHVYPPPAAPPPGPPPSSYPPPNLAPAYPPPGYNSYPPPRMPPGHVPPPVIGLPAGYPPPPVPPGQSQVPLPPPPGMPMNHGGWMR, encoded by the exons ATGTTAAAG TCCGGTGCAGCGGGTCCATCCACCGTTGCCTCTCCTCAGCCAATGAAGGAATTCAAGGAGAACTTTTCAGGCCAACTAATCCTGGACCACATCAAGCCATGCTGGTACTGGGACAAGAAGGATTTAGCCCACACCCCCTCTCAGTCTGAAGGCCTGGACCCTGGCACAGAGGCCCGGTATCGGAGAGAAGGAGCCCGCTTCATTTTTGACGTGGGGACCAGACTTGGCCT ACACTATGACACACTGGCAACTGGCATCATATACTTCCACCGCTTCTACATGTTTCACTCCTTTAAGCAGTTCCCCAGATAT GTGACGGGTGCTTGCTGTCTTTTCCTGGCGGGCAAAGTGGAGGAAACCCCAAAGAAGTGTAAAGACATCATCAAAACAGCCCGCAGTTTACTGAATGATGTGCAGTTTGCCCAGTTTGGAGATGATCCGAAG GAAGAGGTGATGGTGCTGGAGAGAATTTTACTCCAGACCATCAAGTTTGACCTGCAGGTGGAGCACCCTTACATGTTCCTGCTGCGCTACGTCAAGCAACTCAAAG GGGAAAAGAATAAAGTGTGCAAGGTGCTACAGATGGCATGGACCTTTGTCAATGACAG CCTGTGCACCATGCTGTCTCTGCAGTGGGAACCAGAGATTATTGCGGTAGCTGTCATGTACCTGGCCGGCCGCCTCTGCAAGTTTGACATCCAGGAGTGGACCGCCAAGCAGTCGTCCCGCCGCTGGTGGGAGCAGTTTGTCCAGGACGTCCCAGTTGAGCTGCTGGAAG ACATTTGCCACCAGATCCTGGATCTGTACTCCCAGGGAAACAAGCCCATCCCTCAGCAGatacaggagaaggagagggccGCTGCTCCGCAGGTCCCCGTTCCTCCAGCCCCAGTGGGACTACCACCAGCCCCCAAccctcctcccccaccaccGAAGAAGACTTCCCCTCAGGGAAGCAGCCCTGCACGCCCGCTCAAACGCTCACAT acATCCCCAAAAGATGAACCAAAGGCTCCAG AACAAGTTGGCTCAAAGATTCCTAGACTGGAGAGCCCCATGCCCCCTCTGCCTACATCGCAGCCTCCCCCAG AGCGCAAAGCCCCAGCTCCAGCCCCTCCCACGGAAGCCGAACCGCTGCCGGAAACGGCTCCTCCTCCGCCGCACGGTCCACCTCCGCATCAGCCCCCGCCCCTGCCCCATCGCCCTCCGCCGCCCCCGCCCTCCAACTACATCATGTCCACCACCAGCTCCTACATGTCCGGAGAAGGCTACCAGAGCCTGCAGTCGATGATGAAGACGGAGGGTCCCTCCTACGCCCCGATGCCGCCCAGCTACGCACCCCCGATACCGCCGTACCACGTCTACCCACCGCCTGCGGCGCCGCCTCCGGGCCCCCCTCCTTCCAGCTACCCGCCCCCCAACCTGGCGCCGGCGTATCCGCCGCCGGGCTACAACAGCTACCCTCCGCCTCGCATGCCGCCGGGCCACGTACCCCCTCCAGTCATAGGTCTGCCCGCTGGGTATCCTCCGCCCCCCGTGCCCCCGGGACAGTCGCAGGTACCCCTGCCCCCTCCGCCCGGCATGCCTATGAATCACGGCGGGTGGATGAGGTGA